In Desulfobacter hydrogenophilus, the genomic stretch AAGCCGGTTATGGTGGAAAACGGTAAAAGCCGAGTGGAATGTACCACCACACCCCGAATGGCGGCAGATGACTCAGGTCTGGTGCATGGTGGATTCATTTTCGGACTTGCCGACTATGCTGCCATGCTTGCAGTCAATCATCCCAATGTTGTGCTTGGCGGGGCAGATGTTAAATTTCTGAAACCCGTCAAAGCAGGAGAATCTGTCTATGCCCAAGCCAGTGTCACATCAGTATCTGGTAAAATGCAGATCGTCAGCGTTGCGGTTAAACGTGAAGATGAGGTGGTTTTCAAAGGAGATTTTTCATGCTTTATCCTGGAAAAACATGTCCTTGGATAAAAAAAACCAAGCGCCATATTTTGATAAAACATGTCGCTTGGGATTTTGTGAATTATTTTTAAGCATCTTGGGGTGTTTTGATCATATCGTTTTCCATCATGTCAGCAATACCTAAAGCCGAATTGAGGGCATCGTTAATCAGGAAAAGCTGATTTTTTAATGTTTTTAACGAGGCCGGGTTGGCCGCGATTTTTTCTTCTGACGCAAGAAGTGACGAAAACAAGTTTGCTTTTTGGGCAAACCCGGATAAACGGTCACTGAATTGAACGATCTGTTTTGCCCACTTGTCCCTTTCTTCCCTTGTAAGTTCGATATTTGCGTTGTCAGTGCCGTTAATCAGGTGGTCAATCTGGTACTCCTGGGGGGTGGCAATAATTTCGTACATAGTTTGTGCTCCTTTTTCATTTAAAAAGTCCAACCGAAGGCTAAGTAAAAATTTTCGCCTACAAGGCATGGTGCCCGGCCAGGGGCAGGGCATACACATGCTATCTCGAGCGTCTGGTCAAGGGTCATAACGCAGTAAGCCAAAGATTTTTTACAACATCATTAAATTTTGTGAAGGATAAGCGGGCGCAGGACGTTCGTCAAGCTTAGATATTGAGAACATTGAGTATTCAGAGTTATTTCATCAGGGGATAACCCTAATACGCCTCTAACATTAATGCTGGATGGCATTTATTTCATTTTATATGCTTGAATGGTAATTCATTCTCATTCTTCTTTTAAAAGATAATCCAAAAGATCCCCCTGGGTATAAATAATTTTCAATATGGACAGATAAAAGGAGGAGCGGGCATTGGATATGCGTCGCTGGGCATCCACAAGCAACGTATTGGCATCCATGATATCAATACTGTCAGCCATGCCGTATTGTAACTGCATCTGAACGGCATAGAAATTTTCCTCGGCGGATTTTACTTCATCAGCAAGGTTGATCAGAGTTGATTTCGCGGTGTTAAATTCCCAAAAAGACTGCTTTGATTCAAGGATTATCTTCTTCTTTTCATTGGCCAGTGACTGCTCTGCCTGGCGCTGCCTTGCCACGGCCTGGCGTACCTGAGCTCTTCGCAGTCCGCCGTCATATAAGGTAAATACAAGCTGGGCCTGGATATATGCCTCTTCGGTATCATATCCGATTTGGGTTCCGGTTCCTGTCTCATAGGAGATATCTTTTTCCTGGTAACCGCCCTCAAGCTCAATGCGGGGCCAGTATTCACCCTTTTCATAGGCTATGGTTCGTCGGGCAATCTCAATATCCTTTCTCGCTTCCTTGATTTCATAACGGTTTTCAAGGGCATGGGATTTTATCTCTTCAAGGGTGACTGAAAAATTTTCAACATCTTTGATATCTCCCGGTGCAATGGAGAACTTATCTTCGATGCCGGTAAGTCTGACGATACCGGCCTTGGCTGTCTGAACATTATTGATCGCCACAATCTGGTTGGTTTTCGCCTTTGATAATTCCGCCTGGGCACGGTACAGGGCCGTCTTTGTCACACTGCCCACAGTGAGTTTTTCATTCACCGAATTTTTGTATGTGTTCAAGCGTTCCACTTCGGCATCCGCTACCTCCACCAGACGTTTTAAATTCAACGCCTGGATATAGGACTGGGCTATCTGGAAGATATAATCGCTTCTAATGGTCTGTTCTGAAAATTTTGTTTTTTCAATGCTTTTTTTACTGACATCATAGGCGATCAGTTCCCTGCCGCTCAGTGTAAATGACTGGGTGAGTTTGCCGCCTAACGTATTTACATCAGGTGTGTTATAATCGTCGTTCTTATAATTCAGGTAATTGCCGTATAGCCGAACTGCAGGAATGAGAACGGACTGGGCCCGCTTTTTATCCTGTTCTGCAATATAGGTCTGATCCCTGGCTATCTGGATGGTTTCTGCCTTTTCATTGGCCATTCGGCACAATTGTTTCAGGGTGTATGACGGTTTACAGATACCTTGCGCGGCAAATCCGAAAAACATTAACAATAACGCCTGAACGCAGATATGAATCTTGTTCATTTTTAACATCCTTTGTGTTGAAAACAGTTGTTAAAAATTTACCGAAAATGGTGATTCTTTATTTTGCTCTTCCGCCCTTAACTCTTTTCTCAAAATTTTTCCTACATTTGATTTCGGCAACTCATTTCGGAACTCCACGGCCACAGGCAGTTTGTATTTGGCAAGCTTGGTGCCGCAATAGTCAATGACATCCTTCTCAGTCATTGTCTCTCCTTCCTTAAGGATGACAAACGCTTTGACTGCTTCGCCACGTTTGGGATGGGGAATACCAATGGCACAGGCTTCAAGAATGTTGGGATGCTCAAACAGCACTTCGTCAATATCCCTGGGGTAGACATTGTAACCGCCGGAGATAATTATATCCTTTATGCGGTCAACAATATAGAAATAACCATTTTCGTCCATTTGGGCAATGTCCCCTGAACACAGAAAACCGTCTTCGGTGATGGTCTTGGCGGTGGCATTGGGCTGGTTTAAATAGCCTTTCATAACCTGGGGACCTTTAATAAGAAGCTCACCGGACTCTCCTATGGGCATCTGCCTGGTATGGTCTTCAAGGTCTACAATCTTGCAGACCGTGTCAGAGATGGGAAGTCCGATACTGCCCACAACCCGCTTGCCCTGGAAGGGATTGATATGGGTGACCGGTGTGCATTCGGTCAAGCCAAAGCCTTCCACGATAATGGAGCTGGTTTTTTTTTGAAAAGTGTTGATGACATCCAGCGGAAGAGGGGCGGACCCGGAAAAACAGGCCCTTATTGAACTTAGATCGATCTTTCCCATATTCGGGTGGTCTAACATGCCGATATACATGGTGGGCACCATGGGGGCAAAGGATACTTTGAATTTGGAGATGGCTTCTAACAGAGGATCAGACTGGGGTTTGGGCACTAGTACATTGCGCCAACCCATTTTGATGGCATAATTCATGGATGTGGACATGCCAAATACATGGAAAAAGGGAAGGGCGCCCAGCATGGTTTCTTGGCCTTTCACAAACTCGGGGAACCAGGCTTCAAGCTGCTGGACCTGGTAAGAGATGTTTCTGTGGCTGAGCATGACACCTTTGGAAGCCCCTGTGGTGCCGCCGGTATACTGGTACATGGCCACATCGTCCATTGTGACATCCGCCTGACTTGTGTCCGGAGCGTATTTGGCAATTACATCCTGGAATTTATACAGGTTGGGTGCAGGGCCAACATCTTTGGTCAGCCCGTTTTTTTTGGCTAATAGAGGAAAAAACAGGCGTTTGCCAAAGGAAAGGTAATCGCAGATGGAAGTATAAACAATGGTCGAAATATCCGTTTTTTTCCGAAGTTTTACCATGCGGTCTGCTAGGAGATCCAGGGTGATCAAACATTTGACGCCTGAATCCGTGAACTGGGGCTCAAGTTCCCTGTCTGCGTATAGCGGATTATTAAATACAACAATACCGCCAATTTTTAATGTCGCATAATAAGCGACCACGCAGGGGATGACATTGGGCAGCAGAATGGCTACACGGTCCCCTTTTTTTATGCCGAATTTTTTCAGAGCTGTGGCAAATCTGCAGACGGTGTCATTGAGTTGCGTGAAGGTCATGGCATATCCCTGGAAGATCAACGCCGAGTTATGGGGAAAGGCTTTTGCTGATTGCTCAAGATACTGAGAAATCAGAATGTCCTGATAGTCAACGTGCCGGGGAACTCCTCGGGCATAAGATTCAGTCCAGATTTTTTTTCCATAAGCGCTTGAGTCAGACAAGGCTTTCTCCTCTGAATAAGAAAAATTGAAAATTTAAAGGAAAATAAAAAGTATGAATGGTATCGTAATTGATAGAAAGAAATGAATCGCCCTGTCAAGAAAAAAGTAAGGAAACATTAAAATATGTTAAATTTTGTAAAGGAACGGGCTCCAGCGTTACATCGCAGTTCATTCCGTGCAGCTTAGGACCTCAGATTAAATAAGTTGGGCAGAAATAACGCTGAATTTTGATTCATTTACAAGGCGCATTAAAGGTTGAATAGCAGGAGGCCTATTGGGCCTTGGATCCAACGAAGTAGATGGGCCAAAAGGCAAGCTATTTCGTTCAAGTTATTTAATCTGCGGTCCTTAATGTCATTTTGCTATAACAGCCATGGGCTGTCCTAATCTATCAAAATTCAGGCTCAATTCACAATAAATATTCAAAGATATATGGAGGTTACACATATTTTTTATAAAATATAAGTTGTGACATGGGTATTATGTCCGATGTTACATTCGTAAGCGCATCGATATTGATGGCGCAAACTAATGTATACATCCTTCATACATCATCGTTCTTTTAGACGAAGGTGTAAGATCAGTCCAGCAATGAGCCTGAACTACTCTGTCTGGAAGATATACTCAGGCCAATAACCCAGCCAAGAAGAAGCACGCCTACACCGGCCAAAAACCATTTAATCATGCCGGTTTTAAATAAAAATTTGTTCTTTCCCTGTTCTTGGGAAAGTGTGGCGGACAATGATGCGTTCTTGGTTTTAAGGCGTTTGTTTTCTTCTAACGTACCGGTTATATTGGCAGAGGCAGCCTTAAGCGCAGTGTGTTTTAATTTTAAGGTTTCAAGGTTTTGGGTCAGGGACTGGTTCTCTTTTTTAAGTTGTTCCATGACAACCTGGTCTGCCTGTTCCGACAATGCCTTTATTTTTTCTTCAAGGGCGGCATTTTCTTTTTTTAACTGGGCTATTATTATTGATTTGGGTGGATCTGTTACAACATAGCTTTTGTCCACCCATCCCTGCTCTCCGGATGAAAGTGCCACCTTAAGGTAGCCGTTGCTTTCTTTAATTATGGTTAACGGGGTGTCGCTTTTTAAAGCAGAGATCACAGGATAGCCGGGGCCAGGTCCCTTTCTGAATGTAAGAATGAGCATATCAGAGACATAAGCGGTCTGGGCATGGCATAACGCTGTAGTTCCGACAATAATTAGAACAACCGCACAAATTCGTGAAAATAGTTTCATCATTATTCATTGCCTCCTTAACAGTTTTTAGTTAATTATCAGTCCTTCCTTGTTTTTACAACACCTGGCATGTAAAAAAAACTTGCCAAACCGCGTGGAACATGGGATCAATCATTACTCCCTGTCATTAATTACAGTCTGTTAAATTAAAATAAACGGTTGGCGTATGAATCAGGACTCTTTCAAGAAATTGTGTATTGCCAATATCCTTAACGGGGTGTCTGACGGGTTGCGCAGGTATTCCAATCCCAGCCGCGTTGCTCTGCTGTTTGCACAGGGCCCTGATGACCCTATTCAGGTCTTTGATCCCCAGGATCTTTTATTCGGGCATGAAACCGTGCTTGAAGAGGTGTTCATTGTTCACCAGGAATCCTGGCGGCAGCAGATTGTGGAGCAAATTGAAGGTCAGCCCAAAGGCCATCTGATCCCCCAGGAAAATCTGGGTTTGTCAGGACTTATTGCGTTTGCAGGTGCAAGCAGTGAATTTTTTTATCAGGTCTGGTTTACTGAGCATCATCCTGATATGTGTTCCACCAAACCGACGAAAACATGGCTTGAACAGGCTGCTTCCCTGCTTGTCCATGACTATACATCGGGCAATCCACCCATCAACTGTTCGGATTATGTGCTTAAAAATTATGCACTTCAGGCCATAGCCGATTACATGGTGGATGAGCGCAACAGCCATCTGGGGTATGATACCAAAATTCAGATCCCAACGATTCTAAACTATATTCTTTCCATTTCAAAAACCAGAGAAGAGGGGTCCTGGGCAAGGGGAGAGCTTTTTTTTACGGACCCGGTCAATATAGAGACCATTGATTTTTTGACCATGTTTCGGCGTAATGAAAGGCCGGTAATTTCCAATATCAAACACATCAGAAAACTTCTTGTCAGTGTGGAGCGGTCAAATCGTAAACTGGTTTCCGACGGCAATTATGTTGTGGGGATCACATTGGCCCGTGTGCCCGAGTATGCCATTCTCGCTGATTTCAGGGGCGATCACGGCTTCTTGAGTCTGGGCACCCAGAAACTCGCCTCATTTTGTGACGGCAATTTTTATTCCACCACCAGGGAGAATAAGCTGGTGGAGTTGGAAGAACTGCTTTTGGATTCACAGCTTGATATCGAGACTGCCGGTACCCTGTTCAGTGTGGTGTCCGGGTTGATACACAAGGCAGGGCATTCACATTACGGCAGTACCGTGGTGATTGATATGAACGATGAACCCCTGGTGTTGTCTGGCCATGTGCTGGATCCCTCGTTATGCCTTTTGAATTCAGATAATTATGACCTAGCCTCGGCATTCATGCGCATTGACGGTGCAGTGCATATAACACCAGATGCCAAAATTCGCGGATTCGGTTGTCTTCTGGACGGGCAGTCCGTTACCTGGGAAAACATGGCACGGGGTGCAAGATACAACTCTGCATTGAGATTTTCCGCCACAACATCAAAAGTGATTGTGGTTGTAGTTTCTTCTGACAGACCTATTTCAATCATATATAATGGCATTGAATTGAACGGCACATCAAGGTGGAAACCCATTTACCAGTACATGCCGAAAATATTAACCCTTGAACAGCATTTGCATGGTGTGCAGATATAATGATTTTTATGATTTGTTATGACTCAATTTAATTTTCAATCATTACCGGATTTAGCCGGCCAGCGTCTGATGCTCGGGTTTGACGGTCAGACCCTTAATGCTGAATTAAAACATCTGATAAAAAATTACAGGACCGGGGGGATTATCCTGTTCCGGCCTAATATTGAATCGGCGGACCAGTTGCGCCGTCTGTGCATGGATGCCCGAAAATATGCACTGGACCAAGGTTTGCCGGATTTGTTTGTTGCCGTGGACCAGGAAGGCGGGCCGGTGGCAAGACTGCGTAAACCCTTTACTGAGTTCCCCGGCAACCCCCATATGAAAACCCTTGAAGACGCCCGGGAATTTGCCCGGATTACCGCATCAGAGTTGTCTGATATGGGTATTAACATGAATATGGCCCCGGTTATGGATGTGGCCCCCCCGGATGTGGATTCCATCATGAAAGACCGGGCGTTTACAGGGAATGCAAACCGTGTATCCCAACTGGGCACTGCTGTGATCCATGGGCTTCAAAGGGGTGGGATCATGGCCGTGGCCAAACATTTTCCCGGTATCGGCAGAACAGTAAAGGATTCTCATTTTTTCCTGCCTGAACTGGATGCGGAACTGTCCGATTTAAAACAGATCGATCTGGTTCCTTTTGAAGCTGCAAAAAAAGCAGGCGTTTCAGGGATTATGATGTCCCATATCTTGTACCCCAAGATAGATCCAGACTGGCAGGCCAGTCTGTCAAAGACCTTTGCATACGATCTATTAAGAACGGATATGGGATATCAGGGCCTTGTCATGACCGACGATCTTGACATGAAGGCCATCAACCATGATATGGATACCTGTATTCAAAGGATCATGGCTGCACAAATAGACATGGCGCTTGTCTGCCATGCCGGACCCAATATTGCCGAAGCCAGGGACGCCGTGATGCGATATCTTGAAAATGACAGGGAAATGTTTGAATCAGGTCGGACCTGTGTGAAACGGATTATAGCGGCCAAGGAAAGTTTTTTTGGTTGATGCTATTTTTTAAATTTTGCTTCTGCTCGAATTTATGATCTGGAACAAAAAAAACATGTAGTGTCTGAAGGAAAACTATTTTGGGACGCAGAGTAGTTGCCCATCTGCGGCGTTGGGGTCAAACAATAGGAACCACAGATTTTATCCGGGAATACACATCATCTCCCAAGCCGCATACCTGGTTGTCCCGGATCATTTCCCAACCTCTGGCTGCAATCATGGCCGCATTATCTCCGCACAAGGACAAGGGGGGTGAAAATACTTTCATTTTATACCGTTCAGCCCTTTTAGAAAGGATGTCAACAAAGGTTCGGTTGGCAGAAACTCCGCCTGCAATGCCGATGTCGAAGCAGTTTTTATTCTTGGCTGCGGCAATAAGTTTTGTGGACAGCACATCAATGACAGCCATTTGGAATCCGGCTGCCACATGGGCGGGCCGGCCTTGGCTCATATCCGGACCCATATCAGGGTGTTCATGCAGGTGCCGGGCCACCGCAGATTTAAGTCCGCTAAAACTAAAGTCAAAGTTGTCTTTTTTAAGCATGCTTCTGGGAAATTTGATTTTTTCAGGGTCCCCGTTTTTTGCCAGGGCTTCAATGGCAGGTCCGCCCGGATAGCTTAATCCCATCATTTTGGCCACCTTGTCAAAGGCCTCTCCTGCCGCATCATCCCGGGTCTGGCCCATGAGGGTGAATGCGCCGGGCCCTTTTACAAGATAAATATTGGTGTGTCCGCCTGATACCACAAGGGCGATGAATGGGAAGCTGGGGCGGTGATCCAAAAGCTGTAAAGAGCAGATATGGGCTTCAAGATGATTAACACCGGCCAGGGGCAGATTTCGTGCCCAAGCCAGGGCTCTGGCATAGGAAAATCCCACCAGAAGTGCGCCTATCAGTCCGGGACCTTGGGTGGCGGCAATGCCGTCAATGTCATCCAAGCTGACACCAGCCTGCGCCAGAGCCTGGTCCACCACCGGATCTATGGCCTCAATGTGCATACGCGATGCAAGTTCCGGCACCACACCGCCGTATATGGCATGGGTGGACACCTGGGAGGAGACAACAGACGAGCGCGTGCGTACACCGTCTTCCACGACTGCTGCTGCAGTTTCGTCGCAGGATGATTCAATCCCGAGAATGAGCATGGGTTTAATTTCCGACAGGATAATCAGACGTACTGGGTCTGGTTCTCGTTGTTTTCCCTTTCCAGGATTTCACCTATCAGATAAGCTTTTTCTTCCATGGCGCTTAGTCTGTCCATGACTTCCTGGGCGGATTTTTCAGGGACCACCACCACCATGCCGATGCCGTTGTTAAAGGTTCTGTGCATGTCATGTTCCGGCACATTGCCTTCCTGTTGGATGATGTTGAATATGGGGGGAATCTGCCATGATCCGTTATGAATGATGGCCTTGCATGCCTGGGGAATAACCCGGATAATGTTTTCATCTATACCGCCGCCTGTGATGTGAACCAGCCCGTGAACAGGCAGGTCGCGCATTAAGCTCAAAATGGTATATACATATATGATGGTGGGTTTGAGCAGTTCTTCTCCAAGCGTGCCATCAAGATCTTGTAGACGGGTATTGACGTCATACCCGCATTTGTCAAAGAAAACTTTGCGCACTAAAGAAAATCCATTGGAATGAACCCCTGAAGAGGCAATGCCGATGAGTTTGTGCCCTGGCCGAATGTAGGAGCCGTCAATGATTTTGTCATTGTCAACAATGCCAACGGAAAAACCTGACAAATCATATTCGCCCCCTTGGTACATGCCGGGCATTTCAGCCGTTTCACCGCCGATCAGTGCACAGCCGGCCTGGGTGCAGCCTTGGGCAATACCTGAAATTATTTTTTCAGCTACGGAGTTATCCAGTGTGCCCATGGCAAGATAATCCAGAAAAAATAAGGGCTTAGCCCCCTGGACAATGATGTCGTTGACGCACATGGCCACCAGGTCTATACCGATGGTGTCGTGCTTGTTCATCTGGAATGCGATTTTCAGCTTGGTACCTACACCGTCTGTGGAACTAACCAGTACCGGGTTAGAAATATTGGTCAGGTTCAAGGAAAAAAGTCCGCCGAAACCACCAATGTCTCCCATGACACCGGCTCGTGGGGTAGATTGGGCAATACTTTTTATCCGGTCTACCAGCTGAGTGGCTTTATCAATATCAACGCCGGAATCCGCATATGTCAAAGAGTCGTTCATCTTATATTTCACCTATGGCATTTAAAAGATCTGTTAATCCCTTTAAAGTCGTCAATCATACGCCCAAAGCCCGTAAAAAGTCAAAAGCTTTTTGACAAGGGATACCTGGATGAAGTATTAAATGGATAATTTTTAAACACGGGACTATTTTGGAGAAAATATCTTCATGAAAACAATTCATATCGGCATACTTGGATTTGGTGTAGTAGGGGCAGGTGTGGCAAAATTGCTCAAGGAAAAAAAAGAACTGCTTGAATCTCGAATCGGCGCCTGTCTGAACCTTAAAGCCATTGCTGACCTTGACATTATAACGGATCGGGGTGTCGATCTGACCGGTACCCAATTAACAACCGATGCCACATCAGTTATTGATGACCCTGACATTGACATTATTGTGGAGCTTATCGGCGGGCAAACCGTAGCCAGGGATTTTATTCTTAAGATTCTTGAAAACAAAAAGCATGTGGTGACCGCAAATAAGGCACTTTTGGCTGGTTTTGGTAATGAACTGGTTCGCATTGCCGGAAAAAATCAGGTTGATTTGGCATTTGAAGCCTCCTGTGGGGGATGCATGCCTGTTATAAAAAGCCTGAGGGAATCTTTGGTTGCCAACGACATTCATGCCATGTGTGGAATCCTCAACGGTACCTGCAATTATATTTTAAGCAAGATGACCCGGGATGGCTCTCTGTTTGAGGATGCTTTAAAAAAGGCTCAGGAGTTGGGGTTTGCAGAGGCTGAACCGTCCCTGGATGTGGATGGATATGATACGGCTCATAAACTTGCCATTTTGAGTGCCCTGGCCCATGGTATGGAAATCAACCTTGATGATATTCATGTGGAGGGTATCCGGAACATCGGTCCGACTGATATTGGGTTTGCAAGAGATTTCGGCTATACTATTAAACTGCTTGCCATAGGAAAAAAACATGCGAATCATGTTGAAGCCCGGGTACATCCGACCATGATTCCCTGTTCCAATCCTTTATCCCATGTGGATCATTCCATGAATGCAATTGCCATTGATGCAGACGCCACAGGCA encodes the following:
- a CDS encoding long-chain-fatty-acid--CoA ligase codes for the protein MSDSSAYGKKIWTESYARGVPRHVDYQDILISQYLEQSAKAFPHNSALIFQGYAMTFTQLNDTVCRFATALKKFGIKKGDRVAILLPNVIPCVVAYYATLKIGGIVVFNNPLYADRELEPQFTDSGVKCLITLDLLADRMVKLRKKTDISTIVYTSICDYLSFGKRLFFPLLAKKNGLTKDVGPAPNLYKFQDVIAKYAPDTSQADVTMDDVAMYQYTGGTTGASKGVMLSHRNISYQVQQLEAWFPEFVKGQETMLGALPFFHVFGMSTSMNYAIKMGWRNVLVPKPQSDPLLEAISKFKVSFAPMVPTMYIGMLDHPNMGKIDLSSIRACFSGSAPLPLDVINTFQKKTSSIIVEGFGLTECTPVTHINPFQGKRVVGSIGLPISDTVCKIVDLEDHTRQMPIGESGELLIKGPQVMKGYLNQPNATAKTITEDGFLCSGDIAQMDENGYFYIVDRIKDIIISGGYNVYPRDIDEVLFEHPNILEACAIGIPHPKRGEAVKAFVILKEGETMTEKDVIDYCGTKLAKYKLPVAVEFRNELPKSNVGKILRKELRAEEQNKESPFSVNF
- the tsaD gene encoding tRNA (adenosine(37)-N6)-threonylcarbamoyltransferase complex transferase subunit TsaD, whose protein sequence is MLILGIESSCDETAAAVVEDGVRTRSSVVSSQVSTHAIYGGVVPELASRMHIEAIDPVVDQALAQAGVSLDDIDGIAATQGPGLIGALLVGFSYARALAWARNLPLAGVNHLEAHICSLQLLDHRPSFPFIALVVSGGHTNIYLVKGPGAFTLMGQTRDDAAGEAFDKVAKMMGLSYPGGPAIEALAKNGDPEKIKFPRSMLKKDNFDFSFSGLKSAVARHLHEHPDMGPDMSQGRPAHVAAGFQMAVIDVLSTKLIAAAKNKNCFDIGIAGGVSANRTFVDILSKRAERYKMKVFSPPLSLCGDNAAMIAARGWEMIRDNQVCGLGDDVYSRIKSVVPIV
- the purM gene encoding phosphoribosylformylglycinamidine cyclo-ligase: MNDSLTYADSGVDIDKATQLVDRIKSIAQSTPRAGVMGDIGGFGGLFSLNLTNISNPVLVSSTDGVGTKLKIAFQMNKHDTIGIDLVAMCVNDIIVQGAKPLFFLDYLAMGTLDNSVAEKIISGIAQGCTQAGCALIGGETAEMPGMYQGGEYDLSGFSVGIVDNDKIIDGSYIRPGHKLIGIASSGVHSNGFSLVRKVFFDKCGYDVNTRLQDLDGTLGEELLKPTIIYVYTILSLMRDLPVHGLVHITGGGIDENIIRVIPQACKAIIHNGSWQIPPIFNIIQQEGNVPEHDMHRTFNNGIGMVVVVPEKSAQEVMDRLSAMEEKAYLIGEILERENNENQTQYV
- a CDS encoding PaaI family thioesterase, which translates into the protein MDIITHQLIDNELCGKPVMVENGKSRVECTTTPRMAADDSGLVHGGFIFGLADYAAMLAVNHPNVVLGGADVKFLKPVKAGESVYAQASVTSVSGKMQIVSVAVKREDEVVFKGDFSCFILEKHVLG
- a CDS encoding homoserine dehydrogenase, which codes for MKTIHIGILGFGVVGAGVAKLLKEKKELLESRIGACLNLKAIADLDIITDRGVDLTGTQLTTDATSVIDDPDIDIIVELIGGQTVARDFILKILENKKHVVTANKALLAGFGNELVRIAGKNQVDLAFEASCGGCMPVIKSLRESLVANDIHAMCGILNGTCNYILSKMTRDGSLFEDALKKAQELGFAEAEPSLDVDGYDTAHKLAILSALAHGMEINLDDIHVEGIRNIGPTDIGFARDFGYTIKLLAIGKKHANHVEARVHPTMIPCSNPLSHVDHSMNAIAIDADATGRTMLYGHGAGMMPTASAVLSDIADIARNIITDTRRRVPTLGCPEENIRKTPILPMAQLSTRYYLRFEAQDHPGVLSTISGVLGENDISIKSVHQKGRNANGQVPIVMLTHLAKESRVQTALAQIVQTDCVLGQPVVIRIEDDDTE
- a CDS encoding TIGR04211 family SH3 domain-containing protein codes for the protein MMKLFSRICAVVLIIVGTTALCHAQTAYVSDMLILTFRKGPGPGYPVISALKSDTPLTIIKESNGYLKVALSSGEQGWVDKSYVVTDPPKSIIIAQLKKENAALEEKIKALSEQADQVVMEQLKKENQSLTQNLETLKLKHTALKAASANITGTLEENKRLKTKNASLSATLSQEQGKNKFLFKTGMIKWFLAGVGVLLLGWVIGLSISSRQSSSGSLLD
- a CDS encoding diadenylate cyclase produces the protein MNQDSFKKLCIANILNGVSDGLRRYSNPSRVALLFAQGPDDPIQVFDPQDLLFGHETVLEEVFIVHQESWRQQIVEQIEGQPKGHLIPQENLGLSGLIAFAGASSEFFYQVWFTEHHPDMCSTKPTKTWLEQAASLLVHDYTSGNPPINCSDYVLKNYALQAIADYMVDERNSHLGYDTKIQIPTILNYILSISKTREEGSWARGELFFTDPVNIETIDFLTMFRRNERPVISNIKHIRKLLVSVERSNRKLVSDGNYVVGITLARVPEYAILADFRGDHGFLSLGTQKLASFCDGNFYSTTRENKLVELEELLLDSQLDIETAGTLFSVVSGLIHKAGHSHYGSTVVIDMNDEPLVLSGHVLDPSLCLLNSDNYDLASAFMRIDGAVHITPDAKIRGFGCLLDGQSVTWENMARGARYNSALRFSATTSKVIVVVVSSDRPISIIYNGIELNGTSRWKPIYQYMPKILTLEQHLHGVQI
- a CDS encoding TolC family protein; translation: MNKIHICVQALLLMFFGFAAQGICKPSYTLKQLCRMANEKAETIQIARDQTYIAEQDKKRAQSVLIPAVRLYGNYLNYKNDDYNTPDVNTLGGKLTQSFTLSGRELIAYDVSKKSIEKTKFSEQTIRSDYIFQIAQSYIQALNLKRLVEVADAEVERLNTYKNSVNEKLTVGSVTKTALYRAQAELSKAKTNQIVAINNVQTAKAGIVRLTGIEDKFSIAPGDIKDVENFSVTLEEIKSHALENRYEIKEARKDIEIARRTIAYEKGEYWPRIELEGGYQEKDISYETGTGTQIGYDTEEAYIQAQLVFTLYDGGLRRAQVRQAVARQRQAEQSLANEKKKIILESKQSFWEFNTAKSTLINLADEVKSAEENFYAVQMQLQYGMADSIDIMDANTLLVDAQRRISNARSSFYLSILKIIYTQGDLLDYLLKEE
- the nagZ gene encoding beta-N-acetylhexosaminidase produces the protein MTQFNFQSLPDLAGQRLMLGFDGQTLNAELKHLIKNYRTGGIILFRPNIESADQLRRLCMDARKYALDQGLPDLFVAVDQEGGPVARLRKPFTEFPGNPHMKTLEDAREFARITASELSDMGINMNMAPVMDVAPPDVDSIMKDRAFTGNANRVSQLGTAVIHGLQRGGIMAVAKHFPGIGRTVKDSHFFLPELDAELSDLKQIDLVPFEAAKKAGVSGIMMSHILYPKIDPDWQASLSKTFAYDLLRTDMGYQGLVMTDDLDMKAINHDMDTCIQRIMAAQIDMALVCHAGPNIAEARDAVMRYLENDREMFESGRTCVKRIIAAKESFFG